A single window of Paracoccus albus DNA harbors:
- a CDS encoding L,D-transpeptidase — protein sequence MLTRRHFIRTTTALFSAAAANPLMASTWPDATQKAAWDAEVEAGGPNPWGLHPRFLPQRIVANAGLVPGDIHVDAVARYLYHIEEGGTAMRYGVAIGRGDLYEPGTYTIKRKVEWPHWTPTRNMIEREPEIYAQFEGGVEPGPQNALGSRALYLYLGDRDTYLRIHGTPFPTSIGSRASSGCVRMVMAHINGLYPRVQIGSTAYLYSPEGSVTAIS from the coding sequence ATGCTGACACGCAGACATTTCATTCGGACGACAACCGCCCTGTTCTCGGCTGCCGCTGCCAATCCGCTAATGGCATCGACCTGGCCCGACGCGACGCAGAAGGCCGCCTGGGATGCCGAGGTGGAAGCCGGTGGCCCCAATCCCTGGGGTCTGCATCCGCGCTTCCTGCCGCAGCGGATCGTCGCGAATGCTGGTCTGGTGCCGGGCGATATTCATGTCGATGCCGTGGCAAGATACCTTTACCACATCGAAGAGGGTGGCACGGCGATGCGCTACGGCGTCGCTATCGGCCGGGGCGATCTGTATGAGCCGGGCACCTATACGATCAAGCGCAAGGTCGAATGGCCGCACTGGACCCCGACACGGAACATGATCGAGCGCGAGCCCGAGATCTATGCGCAATTTGAGGGTGGCGTCGAGCCCGGCCCCCAGAACGCGCTGGGTTCGCGCGCGCTTTACCTCTACCTCGGCGACCGCGATACCTATCTGCGCATTCACGGTACGCCGTTTCCGACCTCGATCGGCAGCCGCGCCAGTTCCGGCTGCGTCCGCATGGTCATGGCCCATATCAACGGGCTCTACCCGCGGGTCCAGATCGGTTCGACCGCCTATCTCTATTCACCGGAGGGCAGCGTGACAGCGATAAGCTAG
- a CDS encoding site-specific integrase — protein sequence MASITKLPSGAYRVQIRRKGRYASETFLRRDDAHRWARQAETRVDQGLAPNTSSIARVQTFGDLINLHIADMCEVGKSPRRSKAATLAALKRDLGNEKIGRLDRQMLIEYGRKRADQGAGPVTLGIDIGVIKMILTHAAAVHGLETSPEPVDLARVALKRLGLIGKGIERDRRPSHAELKRLFDCFDANERLTLPMTRLVQFAIATAMRLDEICRVEWADLDVDRHMLFIKDRKDPRNKSGNDQRIPLFAATGFDAWALVMAQAKQSGRVKGPIFPYNSRSVGTAFRRACTEADIKDLHFHDLRHEATSRLFEMGLAIEQVALVTGHKDWKMLRRYTHIRPETLHQIIAVRAPNPLRNFAAE from the coding sequence ATGGCCTCCATCACCAAACTTCCCTCTGGCGCATACCGGGTCCAGATCAGACGAAAGGGCCGCTACGCAAGCGAGACCTTTCTTCGCCGTGACGACGCCCATCGTTGGGCACGCCAAGCGGAGACCCGCGTCGATCAGGGACTGGCACCGAACACTTCCTCGATTGCTCGCGTACAGACCTTCGGTGACCTGATCAATCTGCATATAGCCGATATGTGCGAGGTAGGGAAATCTCCGCGCCGAAGCAAGGCTGCAACACTTGCGGCTCTCAAACGCGATCTGGGCAATGAGAAGATCGGTCGACTCGACCGGCAAATGCTGATCGAGTACGGTCGTAAGCGAGCAGATCAGGGTGCAGGGCCAGTCACGCTTGGGATCGACATCGGCGTCATCAAGATGATCCTGACCCATGCGGCGGCGGTTCATGGCCTCGAAACCTCGCCCGAGCCTGTCGACCTCGCGCGGGTCGCACTAAAACGCTTGGGGCTGATTGGAAAGGGAATCGAGCGGGATCGGCGCCCAAGTCATGCTGAGTTGAAGCGTCTCTTCGATTGCTTCGACGCAAATGAGCGCCTCACCTTGCCAATGACGCGATTGGTTCAATTCGCTATCGCCACGGCCATGCGGCTCGACGAAATCTGCCGGGTCGAATGGGCAGACCTCGATGTTGACCGGCATATGCTTTTTATCAAGGACCGAAAGGACCCGCGCAATAAGTCGGGCAACGACCAGCGGATTCCGCTCTTTGCAGCAACAGGGTTTGATGCCTGGGCTCTTGTGATGGCGCAGGCCAAGCAGTCAGGGCGAGTAAAGGGGCCGATCTTTCCTTATAATTCTCGCTCTGTCGGAACCGCGTTCCGTCGCGCCTGTACTGAAGCCGACATCAAGGACCTCCATTTCCACGACCTGCGGCATGAAGCAACAAGTCGGCTTTTCGAGATGGGTCTCGCCATCGAGCAGGTCGCGCTGGTGACCGGGCACAAAGACTGGAAGATGCTTCGCCGCTACACGCATATTCGTCCCGAAACTCTGCACCAAATCATCGCGGTACGTGCGCCCAACCCCTTGCGTAACTTCGCTGCAGAATAA
- a CDS encoding DUF411 domain-containing protein, which translates to MSNPNFSRRGAILAVAAMLSTTSTLAFAATGSDEKPNLLSITKDPGCGCCGAWADLAIEAGFEVETTETSDYVGMKRDAAVPENLWSCHTTRIGGYIVEGHVPFAAIRQLLEQRPDITGIAVPGMPAGSPGMGGEVEATAEVIAWGGIAGDGRAFPLDG; encoded by the coding sequence ATGAGCAATCCCAATTTCTCGCGTCGCGGGGCGATCCTGGCGGTCGCGGCGATGCTGTCGACAACCTCTACCCTTGCCTTTGCCGCCACCGGCTCGGACGAAAAGCCGAACCTGCTGAGCATCACCAAGGACCCCGGCTGCGGCTGCTGCGGCGCCTGGGCCGATCTGGCCATCGAGGCGGGGTTCGAGGTCGAGACGACCGAAACCAGCGATTATGTCGGCATGAAGCGTGACGCCGCTGTGCCCGAAAACCTGTGGTCCTGCCACACGACCCGGATTGGCGGCTATATCGTCGAGGGCCATGTGCCCTTCGCGGCCATCAGGCAGCTTCTGGAACAGCGCCCCGATATTACCGGTATCGCCGTGCCGGGGATGCCCGCCGGATCGCCGGGAATGGGCGGCGAGGTCGAGGCCACCGCCGAGGTCATCGCCTGGGGCGGCATTGCCGGCGATGGGCGCGCCTTTCCGCTGGACGGGTAG
- the dusA gene encoding tRNA dihydrouridine(20/20a) synthase DusA, translated as MQINQHAMLSVAPMMDWTDRYCRGFHRCLTRRALLYTEMVTAPAIIHGPRARLLRKDGAEHPVALQIGGSDPEELRQATALAAPFGYDEINLNVGCPSDRVQSGCFGAILMKTPGLVADCVRAMIAESPVEVTVKCRIGVDDQDPEVVLPDFLARMRDAGVRRVTIHARKAWLEGLSPKDNREIPPLDYPLVHRMKAQFPDMHLSINGGVTPDTAEAQLKLMDGVMIGRAAYHQPWDSLGAADRFWNERPPFADPVDAALAMRARVAVWLDEGARIHQISRHMLGLFHARPGARLWRRALSEGASKATTPAQGLALYDAALDQVRNAMEAA; from the coding sequence ATGCAAATAAATCAACATGCTATGCTAAGTGTGGCGCCGATGATGGATTGGACGGATCGTTATTGCCGTGGCTTTCACCGCTGCCTGACGCGGCGGGCGCTACTGTATACAGAGATGGTCACCGCACCGGCGATCATTCACGGTCCGCGCGCGCGGCTGTTGCGCAAGGATGGTGCGGAACATCCGGTTGCACTTCAGATCGGCGGCTCTGACCCGGAGGAGTTGCGGCAGGCCACGGCTTTGGCCGCGCCGTTCGGCTATGACGAGATCAACCTGAATGTCGGCTGCCCATCGGACCGGGTGCAGTCCGGCTGCTTTGGTGCCATTCTGATGAAAACACCCGGCCTTGTGGCGGATTGCGTTCGCGCCATGATCGCTGAAAGCCCGGTAGAGGTAACGGTGAAATGCCGTATCGGCGTTGACGATCAGGACCCTGAAGTTGTCTTGCCCGACTTTCTTGCCCGGATGCGGGATGCCGGTGTGCGCCGTGTGACCATTCATGCCCGCAAGGCGTGGCTTGAAGGGCTGAGCCCCAAGGATAACCGCGAAATTCCGCCTCTGGACTATCCACTCGTTCATCGGATGAAGGCGCAGTTTCCGGACATGCACCTGTCCATCAACGGCGGTGTGACGCCTGACACGGCCGAAGCGCAGCTGAAACTCATGGATGGTGTCATGATCGGTCGTGCTGCCTATCACCAGCCTTGGGATTCCCTTGGTGCCGCCGACAGGTTCTGGAACGAGCGCCCGCCTTTCGCCGATCCTGTGGATGCTGCGTTGGCGATGCGCGCGCGCGTCGCTGTCTGGTTGGATGAGGGTGCACGGATCCATCAGATCAGCCGCCACATGTTGGGGCTGTTCCACGCCCGTCCCGGCGCAAGACTGTGGCGCAGGGCCCTCAGTGAGGGCGCATCGAAGGCAACAACCCCTGCGCAGGGACTTGCACTTTACGACGCGGCATTGGATCAGGTCCGCAACGCGATGGAGGCCGCATGA
- a CDS encoding metal-sensitive transcriptional regulator yields MAHDKQNRDAILKRLSRLNGQVQGVSRMVEDGRYCVDILNQTAAIRSALRGVERLLIEDHARSCMEDAIQSGDQDRQRVMFREVVELMEKVRD; encoded by the coding sequence TTGGCGCATGACAAGCAGAACCGAGACGCGATCCTGAAGCGGCTTTCCCGCCTGAACGGTCAGGTGCAGGGCGTGTCGCGCATGGTCGAGGACGGGCGCTATTGCGTCGATATCCTGAACCAGACCGCCGCCATCCGATCCGCACTGCGCGGGGTCGAACGCCTGCTGATCGAGGATCACGCGCGCAGCTGCATGGAGGACGCGATCCAATCCGGCGATCAGGACCGACAGCGGGTGATGTTCCGCGAGGTCGTCGAGCTGATGGAAAAGGTGCGCGACTGA
- a CDS encoding heavy metal translocating P-type ATPase has product MDHKHDHSHGHHDHGTHGGAPAQADPGKAIDPVCGMQVTIKPEARQRDYEGQTFYFCSDGCQSKFDGDPWFYASGAAVKVEKSAPAGTQWTCPMHPEIVRDEPGACPICGMALEPMIPSDEPSHELTDFTRRLWVSVAAAVPLLILTMGEMVGIPVRDWIGHRTAVWLEFLLATPIVLWAARPFFQRGLDSFKNRSPNMWTLISLGVGAAYTYSLFATFLPGIFPEEYRIGETVGTYYEAAVVIVALVFVGQVLELRARERTGDAIRALMDLAPKTARRILPDGTEYDAPLENIVAGDLLRVRPGDSVPVDGEVAEGRSSVDESMITGEPVPVEKVQGDRVTGGTINKNGTLAIRATDVGADTVLSQIVQMVAGARRSKAPIQGLADRVSAIFVPVVVVIAIAAFFVWLIFGPSPSYVFAIASAVSVLIIACPCALGLATPISITTAAGRGAQAGVLVKNAEALELMAEVDTLIVDKTGTLTEGKPALTDVTSFGDVPEDELLAAAAALERASEHPLAEAIVEGAKARGLRLGNGEEFEAITGKGVIGKVDGRDVALGNNALMTSLGIDCDTGEDTADRLRGEGKTAMFVALDGRLAGLVAVADPIKPTAEAAIRELHDLGIKVIMATGDNERTAQAVANRLGIDEVRAGMLPEGKKDLIDGLRSKGSKVAMAGDGVNDAPALAAADVGIAMGTGADVAVESAGLTLLGGDLTGIVRARKLAVATMRNIRQNLFFAFIYNAAGIPVAAGLLYPVFGLLLSPMIAAAAMSLSSVSVIANALRLKRVKL; this is encoded by the coding sequence ATGGACCACAAGCACGATCATTCGCACGGGCATCACGATCACGGGACACACGGCGGCGCACCGGCACAGGCTGATCCCGGCAAGGCCATCGACCCGGTTTGCGGCATGCAGGTGACGATCAAGCCAGAGGCCCGTCAGCGCGACTATGAGGGACAGACCTTCTATTTCTGCTCGGACGGTTGCCAGTCGAAGTTCGACGGCGATCCGTGGTTCTACGCCTCGGGCGCGGCGGTCAAGGTCGAAAAATCCGCCCCGGCAGGCACGCAGTGGACCTGCCCGATGCATCCCGAGATCGTCCGAGACGAACCTGGCGCCTGCCCGATCTGCGGCATGGCCTTGGAGCCGATGATTCCCTCGGACGAACCCAGCCACGAACTGACCGATTTCACCCGCAGGCTCTGGGTCAGCGTGGCTGCCGCCGTGCCGCTGTTGATCCTGACCATGGGCGAGATGGTGGGCATTCCGGTCCGCGACTGGATCGGGCACCGCACCGCCGTCTGGCTGGAATTCCTGCTGGCCACGCCCATCGTGCTCTGGGCGGCGCGGCCCTTCTTTCAGCGCGGGCTGGATTCCTTCAAAAACCGCTCGCCGAACATGTGGACGCTGATATCGCTGGGGGTGGGGGCGGCCTATACCTATTCGCTGTTCGCGACCTTTCTGCCCGGCATCTTCCCCGAGGAATACCGCATTGGCGAAACCGTCGGCACCTATTACGAGGCCGCCGTGGTCATCGTGGCCCTGGTCTTTGTCGGGCAGGTGCTGGAATTGCGGGCGCGGGAACGCACCGGCGATGCGATCCGGGCGCTGATGGATCTCGCGCCCAAGACCGCCCGGCGCATCCTGCCCGATGGCACGGAATACGATGCGCCGCTGGAAAACATCGTGGCGGGGGACCTCTTGCGCGTGCGCCCCGGCGACAGCGTGCCGGTCGATGGCGAGGTGGCCGAGGGGCGGTCTTCCGTCGATGAAAGCATGATCACGGGCGAGCCGGTCCCGGTCGAAAAGGTGCAGGGCGACCGCGTGACCGGCGGCACGATCAACAAGAACGGCACGCTGGCGATCCGCGCCACCGATGTCGGCGCCGATACGGTGCTGTCGCAGATCGTCCAGATGGTCGCCGGGGCGCGGCGGTCCAAGGCGCCGATTCAGGGGCTGGCCGACCGGGTCTCGGCGATCTTCGTGCCTGTGGTGGTGGTCATCGCCATCGCGGCCTTTTTCGTCTGGCTGATCTTCGGCCCCAGCCCGTCCTATGTCTTCGCCATCGCCTCGGCGGTTTCTGTGCTGATCATCGCCTGTCCCTGTGCGCTTGGGCTGGCAACGCCGATTTCCATCACCACGGCGGCGGGGCGCGGTGCGCAGGCCGGCGTGCTGGTCAAGAATGCCGAGGCGCTGGAACTGATGGCCGAGGTCGACACCCTGATCGTCGACAAGACCGGCACGCTGACCGAAGGCAAGCCCGCGCTGACCGATGTGACCAGCTTCGGCGATGTGCCCGAGGATGAGTTGCTGGCCGCCGCCGCCGCGCTGGAACGCGCATCCGAACACCCGCTGGCCGAGGCGATCGTCGAGGGTGCCAAGGCGCGTGGGCTGAGGCTTGGCAATGGCGAGGAATTCGAGGCCATCACCGGCAAGGGGGTGATTGGCAAGGTTGATGGACGCGATGTGGCGCTTGGCAATAACGCGCTGATGACGTCGCTTGGCATCGACTGCGACACGGGCGAGGACACTGCCGACCGCCTGCGCGGTGAGGGCAAGACTGCGATGTTCGTCGCGCTGGATGGCAGGCTGGCGGGTCTGGTCGCCGTGGCAGATCCGATCAAGCCCACCGCCGAGGCGGCGATCCGCGAGTTGCACGATCTGGGCATCAAGGTGATCATGGCAACCGGCGACAATGAACGCACGGCGCAGGCCGTGGCCAACCGGTTGGGCATCGACGAGGTCCGCGCCGGAATGCTGCCTGAGGGCAAGAAGGACCTGATCGATGGGCTGCGCAGCAAGGGGAGCAAGGTCGCCATGGCCGGCGACGGGGTGAATGATGCCCCTGCGCTTGCGGCTGCGGATGTGGGCATTGCCATGGGCACCGGGGCGGATGTGGCGGTGGAAAGCGCCGGGTTGACCCTCTTGGGCGGCGACCTGACCGGCATCGTCCGCGCCCGCAAGCTCGCCGTGGCCACCATGCGCAATATCCGACAGAACCTGTTCTTTGCTTTCATCTACAACGCCGCGGGCATCCCGGTGGCGGCCGGGCTGCTCTATCCGGTCTTTGGCCTGCTGCTATCGCCGATGATCGCGGCGGCGGCCATGTCGCTGTCCTCGGTCTCGGTCATCGCCAATGCGCTGCGGCTGAAACGGGTGAAGCTATAG
- a CDS encoding c-type cytochrome — translation MTRYALILVAAAGLAAAILILWRGSGATEPSTHDQAVIALGQRLYADNCATCHGADLEGQPDWKIPLDNGRYPAPPHDETGHTWHHADALLERIIRDGTAAVVGDGYESDMPGFSDFMSDAEITAVLAFIKSTWPERERAIQSRITNDSAP, via the coding sequence ATGACGCGCTACGCACTCATCCTCGTCGCAGCGGCCGGTCTGGCCGCTGCGATCCTGATACTATGGCGCGGCAGCGGGGCCACTGAACCATCCACGCATGATCAGGCCGTCATCGCGCTCGGCCAGCGGCTCTACGCCGACAACTGCGCCACATGCCACGGCGCCGATCTGGAGGGCCAGCCGGACTGGAAGATTCCGCTGGACAATGGCCGCTATCCGGCGCCACCGCATGACGAGACCGGCCACACATGGCATCATGCCGACGCGCTTCTGGAACGCATCATCCGCGACGGCACCGCCGCCGTGGTCGGCGATGGCTATGAAAGCGACATGCCCGGCTTTTCTGATTTCATGAGCGATGCCGAGATTACCGCCGTTCTGGCTTTTATCAAATCCACCTGGCCGGAACGCGAGCGCGCGATCCAGAGCCGCATCACCAACGACAGCGCGCCATGA
- a CDS encoding sulfite exporter TauE/SafE family protein has protein sequence MTDLILPALTLALVGAFAGVLAGLLGVGGGIVLVPAFFYLFSAAGYGSDDLMQICLATSLATIIVTSARSVMAHNRKGAVDWPILKAWAPGIAIGAAIGVLMVSALRTQTLQVIFGVLVVVIAVYMMFGRASWRLADEMPQGPVKYVMAVLTGFVSVLLGIGGGSIGVPIMTLHGRPIHRAVATAAGFGGLIALPSALLFLLTPTENAPPGTIGAVNIPAFLIVIVMTTITAPLGASLAHRLDAKMLKKFFAFFLMLVALNMLRKSLF, from the coding sequence ATGACCGATCTGATCCTACCCGCACTGACCCTTGCCCTGGTGGGTGCGTTCGCCGGAGTTCTGGCGGGTTTGCTGGGTGTCGGTGGCGGCATCGTGCTGGTGCCCGCCTTTTTTTATCTGTTCAGCGCGGCGGGCTATGGTTCCGACGATCTTATGCAGATCTGCCTGGCGACGTCACTTGCGACGATCATTGTCACATCGGCCCGCTCGGTCATGGCCCATAACCGCAAAGGCGCCGTCGACTGGCCCATCCTGAAAGCATGGGCGCCCGGTATTGCCATCGGCGCCGCGATTGGCGTGCTTATGGTCTCTGCATTGCGAACGCAGACCTTGCAGGTGATCTTCGGCGTTCTGGTCGTTGTGATCGCTGTGTATATGATGTTTGGCCGCGCCAGCTGGCGCTTGGCTGATGAGATGCCGCAGGGCCCGGTCAAATATGTGATGGCTGTGCTGACCGGTTTCGTCTCGGTTCTGCTGGGCATTGGCGGCGGCTCTATCGGGGTGCCGATCATGACGCTGCACGGGCGGCCCATACACCGTGCCGTGGCGACAGCGGCGGGGTTTGGCGGGCTGATTGCCTTGCCCTCGGCCCTGCTGTTCCTCCTGACCCCAACCGAGAATGCGCCGCCCGGCACCATCGGTGCCGTTAATATTCCGGCCTTCCTGATTGTCATTGTGATGACAACCATTACGGCACCACTCGGCGCGAGCCTTGCTCACAGGCTGGATGCGAAGATGCTGAAGAAGTTCTTTGCCTTCTTCCTGATGCTTGTTGCCCTGAATATGCTGCGCAAGTCGCTTTTCTGA